A stretch of the Halomonas sp. BDJS001 genome encodes the following:
- a CDS encoding amidase, with product MTILTSRLSLGQGPHKVVVKDTIDIAGFPTCAGSAALADAPPAVTHAEIVERTLKAGYHIVGKANLHELAFGMTGINAWAGTPENPRYPTLIPGGSSSGSAAAVAAGLADIGIGTDTGGSIRVPAACCGVYGFKPTFGRLSRQGVMPAESSLDCVGPMARDLHVLMAFMSAIDPSFQSPVKGSAPVLGCISVNAESAIWASIEGQLSRSGLARGDVTLPLMAEAFEAAMVVINRETFRACEALLATGKVGADVDQRLKAAAATTDAELKEAERVRRAFTAEVDAVLERHDVLVLPTLPHFPMTVQDVFSGHQDLKISSLARPFNLSGHPALSIPLESQQALPVSVQLIGRRGDDAGVCRAASQLMGRVSLAGEEQKKGANHATTH from the coding sequence GTGACTATATTGACATCGAGGTTAAGCCTGGGGCAGGGGCCGCACAAAGTGGTCGTCAAAGATACGATCGATATCGCCGGTTTCCCCACCTGCGCAGGCTCCGCGGCCCTTGCTGACGCGCCGCCAGCCGTGACTCATGCAGAGATTGTCGAGCGAACCCTCAAAGCGGGATACCACATTGTAGGGAAGGCCAATCTGCATGAGCTGGCGTTTGGTATGACGGGCATCAATGCCTGGGCTGGCACGCCAGAGAATCCGCGCTACCCCACCCTTATCCCTGGCGGTTCTTCCAGTGGTTCGGCCGCCGCGGTGGCCGCGGGTCTTGCCGATATTGGTATTGGTACAGACACCGGCGGTTCTATTCGCGTCCCCGCCGCTTGCTGTGGTGTTTACGGTTTTAAGCCCACCTTCGGGCGCTTGAGTCGCCAAGGGGTTATGCCAGCGGAAAGTAGCCTCGATTGCGTGGGTCCCATGGCTCGCGATCTCCACGTACTAATGGCTTTCATGAGTGCGATTGATCCTTCCTTTCAGTCGCCAGTGAAGGGTTCTGCACCTGTTCTGGGGTGTATCAGCGTGAATGCTGAGTCGGCCATTTGGGCAAGTATCGAAGGCCAGCTAAGCCGGTCTGGACTGGCGCGTGGGGATGTCACCTTGCCGCTTATGGCCGAGGCGTTTGAAGCTGCCATGGTGGTTATCAATCGCGAAACTTTCCGTGCTTGCGAGGCGTTACTTGCCACGGGCAAGGTGGGCGCGGATGTTGATCAGCGTTTGAAAGCCGCTGCCGCGACGACCGATGCCGAGCTAAAGGAGGCGGAGCGCGTACGTCGTGCCTTTACCGCCGAAGTCGACGCAGTGCTAGAGCGGCATGATGTCCTGGTGCTGCCAACGTTGCCGCATTTTCCCATGACCGTTCAGGATGTGTTTTCGGGCCATCAGGATCTGAAAATATCGTCCCTTGCGCGCCCCTTCAACCTTTCAGGGCATCCCGCCTTATCGATCCCTCTTGAGTCTCAGCAAGCACTCCCTGTCTCCGTGCAATTGATCGGACGTCGTGGCGATGACGCAGGCGTTTGCCGGGCGGCTTCGCAACTTATGGGCCGGGTTTCGTTGGCGGGAGAGGAACAAAAAAAAGGAGCAAATCATGCAACGACACATTGA
- a CDS encoding TRAP transporter large permease, which produces MSMTLVALLGVLCLFLLILLKMPISFAMFMVGFFGMLYMTSPIAAYNVISSGIWEQLSGYSLSVIPLFIFMGELLFRSGITEKIFAAAYAWIGHFRGSMATTTILSSAGFAAVSGSNTATAATVGTIALPEMKKFGYNRALSAGSVAAGGTLGVIIPPSSVLIVIALQAELAIRDLFLASIVPGLILVVLFIATIGLLCRRRPDMGPAGVRSSWSTRWRSLKGVIEIGALFTLVLGGLFAGWFTSTEAAAVGCIGAMIITLIQGKLTWTVLNEAIANALKSSAMILMLVAGAVIFGRFLTITRLPYMVGEWAAALPLPAIMVMACILLIYVIGGALMDAMGFLIISIPIFFPVALALGYDPVWFGVVVCIVTSMGAITPPVGVNAFIVKSLDAELRMGETFRGVGYFIPPYLLCIALLLVLPQIVLFVL; this is translated from the coding sequence ATGAGTATGACGCTGGTAGCTTTGTTAGGCGTACTCTGTTTGTTTCTTCTTATTTTGTTAAAAATGCCGATTAGCTTCGCCATGTTCATGGTGGGTTTTTTTGGCATGCTTTACATGACGAGCCCTATTGCCGCGTATAACGTGATTAGCTCAGGCATCTGGGAACAGCTATCGGGTTACTCTCTTAGTGTCATACCCCTATTCATTTTTATGGGGGAATTACTGTTTCGCTCTGGGATAACGGAAAAGATATTTGCAGCTGCCTATGCCTGGATAGGCCATTTCCGCGGCTCCATGGCCACAACGACGATCCTTAGCAGCGCAGGTTTTGCAGCGGTTAGCGGTTCGAACACCGCCACAGCAGCCACTGTCGGCACCATTGCGCTCCCCGAAATGAAGAAATTTGGCTATAACCGTGCGCTCAGTGCTGGCAGTGTCGCGGCGGGGGGCACGCTGGGAGTTATCATCCCACCAAGCTCTGTGCTGATTGTTATTGCGCTGCAAGCCGAGCTGGCTATTCGCGATCTGTTTCTGGCCAGTATTGTCCCCGGACTTATTCTGGTCGTGCTGTTCATCGCGACGATTGGACTGCTCTGTCGCCGTCGCCCCGATATGGGCCCCGCAGGTGTGCGTTCGAGCTGGTCTACAAGGTGGCGTTCGCTGAAAGGTGTTATCGAAATTGGTGCCCTCTTTACACTGGTATTGGGGGGGCTATTTGCGGGCTGGTTCACCTCAACAGAAGCTGCTGCGGTGGGCTGCATTGGTGCAATGATCATCACCTTGATACAAGGAAAGCTCACCTGGACCGTCTTGAATGAGGCCATCGCGAATGCACTCAAGTCATCGGCCATGATCTTGATGTTGGTTGCTGGAGCGGTCATTTTCGGGCGCTTTCTTACCATCACAAGACTGCCTTACATGGTGGGCGAGTGGGCGGCGGCACTGCCCTTGCCAGCCATAATGGTAATGGCCTGTATTCTGCTGATCTATGTGATCGGTGGAGCGCTAATGGATGCGATGGGGTTTTTGATTATCTCAATCCCGATTTTCTTTCCCGTAGCGCTTGCCTTGGGTTACGACCCCGTTTGGTTCGGTGTGGTGGTCTGTATCGTTACCAGTATGGGGGCGATTACCCCGCCGGTGGGGGTGAACGCTTTTATTGTAAAGAGTCTGGATGCAGAGTTACGAATGGGTGAGACATTCCGTGGAGTGGGGTACTTCATACCTCCTTATCTGCTGTGTATTGCCTTGCTGTTAGTGCTCCCTCAGATCGTACTGTTCGTCCTTTAG
- a CDS encoding TRAP transporter small permease has translation MNKFNWVISRLLLYVAGSALLMMVFLVVGNIVMRQVSSSFGGTTELVGWLTAVVVALSLAYSQLTKAHIELDLLVEHLPSRLQSVLYVLVSGASFLFFSMVAWKLWEYGFSAMQRGSLSQTLRIAFYPIVYLVALGFSAFCLVLLADFLSSLKKVVTQ, from the coding sequence ATGAATAAATTTAATTGGGTAATTAGCCGTCTCTTACTCTATGTAGCCGGTTCGGCATTGCTGATGATGGTGTTTCTGGTGGTCGGTAATATCGTAATGCGCCAAGTTAGCTCTTCATTTGGTGGCACCACCGAACTGGTTGGTTGGCTAACTGCGGTGGTAGTTGCACTATCGCTCGCTTACTCCCAGCTTACCAAAGCCCATATCGAGCTGGACTTGCTGGTCGAACATTTGCCCTCCCGTCTGCAAAGCGTTCTCTACGTCTTGGTCTCAGGCGCAAGTTTTTTATTCTTCTCCATGGTGGCGTGGAAACTCTGGGAGTATGGCTTTAGCGCTATGCAAAGAGGCTCTTTATCGCAAACACTGCGTATTGCTTTTTATCCCATTGTTTATCTAGTGGCACTAGGGTTTTCTGCTTTTTGCTTGGTTCTTTTAGCAGACTTTTTGAGTAGTCTAAAAAAGGTGGTAACACAATGA
- a CDS encoding TRAP transporter substrate-binding protein — MTSQKKLWLETSRRLTRLSGVCAGVLLSTSALADNINLSYAFFAPSQTFPAVQMEHWAKELNERTDGQVNVNTFPGGTLLTAANMFDGVLNGVADIGLSATSYEPGRFPLLNLAGNLTGIDVNSQTASQAVYELIKEFPAETLGLEDFKVITAFTSEPGYLHTQESVTSLEDLEGQEIRVPGDSTAVVQALGGVPVGLTQSETGEALQAGIVNGYVGSRETLMDLQYARNVSYITDYPLTNVVFVAVMNQQRWDALPENVQQEIDALGAEMASYAGKYLDEHIQESLTWAAENHDLEQLTLSEEEAERWSTLLEPINEQRLEEVAAQGLPAFELRDRFIELIEQNQ, encoded by the coding sequence ATGACCAGCCAAAAAAAGCTGTGGCTCGAAACTTCTCGCCGACTGACACGCTTGAGCGGCGTATGCGCTGGGGTGTTACTCAGCACCAGTGCGTTAGCGGATAATATCAACCTCAGCTATGCCTTCTTTGCGCCTTCTCAAACCTTTCCCGCCGTGCAGATGGAGCACTGGGCGAAAGAGCTTAACGAAAGAACCGATGGCCAGGTAAACGTCAACACCTTCCCAGGCGGAACGTTGCTGACGGCTGCCAACATGTTCGATGGCGTCTTAAACGGTGTTGCCGATATCGGCCTTTCTGCTACTTCATACGAGCCGGGACGTTTTCCGTTACTCAATTTGGCCGGAAATCTAACGGGTATCGACGTGAATTCGCAGACTGCCAGCCAGGCAGTGTACGAACTGATCAAAGAGTTTCCTGCGGAGACGCTGGGCTTGGAAGATTTCAAAGTCATTACGGCATTCACCTCCGAGCCAGGCTACCTACATACGCAAGAATCAGTGACGTCGCTGGAGGATCTTGAGGGCCAAGAGATCAGGGTGCCAGGTGACAGTACGGCCGTTGTTCAAGCCCTTGGTGGCGTGCCTGTGGGTCTCACCCAATCGGAAACGGGGGAGGCCCTTCAGGCGGGTATCGTTAATGGCTATGTAGGTTCCCGTGAGACGCTGATGGATCTGCAGTATGCCCGCAATGTGAGCTATATCACTGACTATCCTTTGACCAACGTTGTCTTCGTTGCGGTGATGAATCAGCAGCGGTGGGACGCTTTACCTGAAAACGTTCAGCAGGAGATCGATGCATTGGGTGCCGAAATGGCCTCCTATGCAGGTAAGTACCTAGATGAACACATCCAGGAATCCTTGACGTGGGCTGCCGAGAACCATGACCTTGAGCAGCTCACCTTGTCCGAGGAGGAGGCTGAGCGCTGGTCTACCTTGCTGGAGCCCATCAATGAGCAACGGCTGGAAGAGGTGGCTGCTCAAGGGCTTCCTGCCTTTGAGTTGCGCGATCGGTTTATTGAGCTGATCGAACAAAACCAATAG
- the pobA gene encoding 4-hydroxybenzoate 3-monooxygenase, protein MKTQVAIIGAGPSGLLLGQLLHRQGIDNVIVERRSGEYVLSRIRAGVLEQGMVNLLREAGVDQRMDEEGLPHDGFELVFDNRRVRVALDELTGGSRVMVYGQTEVTRDLMEARAAAGATTLYEAENVQPHDLDSDHPYLTFEHNGETVRLECDYIAGCDGYHGVSRQAIPQERIKEFEKVYPFGWLGLLSDTPPVSDELIYASHKRGFSLCSMRSATRSRYYLQVPLDEKVEDWSDERFWEELKRRLPDEVAAKLVTGPSIEKSIAPLRSYVVEPMQYGRLFLVGDAAHIVPPTGAKGLNLAASDVNTLYRLMVKVYQEGRTDLIERYSQTCLKRIWKAERFSWWMTSMLHNFSDQEDFNSRMQLAELDYVTSSKAGLTTIAENYVGLPYEPLE, encoded by the coding sequence ATGAAGACACAGGTCGCGATTATTGGCGCTGGCCCTTCTGGCCTACTGCTGGGGCAGCTACTCCATCGCCAAGGCATTGATAATGTGATTGTTGAGCGGCGCAGCGGTGAATATGTATTGAGCCGTATCCGCGCCGGTGTCCTTGAACAGGGCATGGTGAACTTATTGCGCGAAGCGGGTGTTGACCAGAGGATGGATGAGGAGGGCTTACCCCATGACGGTTTTGAGCTTGTTTTTGATAACCGCCGCGTGCGGGTTGCGCTGGATGAACTGACCGGCGGCAGCAGAGTGATGGTATACGGCCAAACCGAGGTCACGCGGGATCTGATGGAGGCCCGCGCCGCCGCTGGCGCGACAACGCTCTACGAGGCGGAAAACGTTCAGCCCCACGACCTGGATAGTGACCACCCCTATCTAACCTTTGAGCACAACGGTGAAACGGTCAGGCTTGAGTGCGACTACATCGCCGGGTGCGATGGTTACCATGGCGTCTCCCGTCAGGCGATCCCTCAAGAGCGCATAAAAGAGTTCGAAAAGGTTTACCCGTTTGGCTGGTTGGGCTTGCTATCGGATACCCCGCCGGTCTCGGATGAATTGATCTATGCGAGCCATAAGCGTGGCTTTAGTCTGTGCAGCATGCGTTCCGCCACCCGCAGCCGTTACTACCTTCAAGTACCCTTGGATGAAAAGGTAGAAGATTGGTCGGACGAGCGTTTTTGGGAAGAGCTCAAGCGCCGCCTACCTGACGAGGTGGCCGCCAAGCTTGTCACCGGGCCTTCCATCGAGAAGAGCATCGCACCGCTGCGCAGCTATGTGGTCGAACCCATGCAGTACGGGCGGCTGTTCCTGGTCGGCGATGCGGCGCATATTGTACCGCCCACCGGGGCTAAAGGGCTTAACCTGGCCGCCAGCGACGTCAATACGCTCTATCGGCTAATGGTGAAGGTCTACCAGGAAGGCCGCACGGATTTGATCGAGCGCTACTCGCAAACCTGCCTGAAACGCATCTGGAAGGCGGAGCGCTTCTCCTGGTGGATGACCTCCATGCTGCACAACTTCTCTGACCAGGAGGATTTCAACAGCCGTATGCAGTTGGCCGAGCTGGACTATGTGACCAGTTCTAAAGCGGGGTTGACCACCATTGCGGAAAACTATGTGGGGCTGCCCTACGAGCCGTTGGAATAG
- a CDS encoding helix-turn-helix domain-containing protein has product MPASSATSVPVFKLYGETQHWPTPDLLHCESIPERSQLHDWRIRPHRHADLVHILFVSHGSVELELEGTSHQLQSPSAIVVPAMAIHGFLFSPDVEGHIITLAKPLADHLHALMGENSTLKKADFYPLLQPNQTDRIATLVAQIDQEYRQPAPGRNSLLEALTQALVVELSRLCAYAGRTAKRYSPRQSDKGRQHLEHYQALIEAHYREQPSIEQLAEQIGVSSAHLNLLCRQLAGRSALQLLHERLLLEAKRQLTYTNMTIGQVSDSLGFSEPAYFTRFFKRNTTFSPREFRLRQSQGR; this is encoded by the coding sequence ATGCCAGCCTCGTCGGCAACGTCCGTTCCGGTATTTAAGCTGTATGGCGAGACGCAGCATTGGCCCACGCCAGACTTGCTCCACTGCGAATCCATTCCTGAGCGCAGCCAGTTACATGACTGGCGTATACGCCCGCATCGCCACGCCGACCTGGTGCATATTCTATTTGTTTCTCACGGTAGCGTTGAGTTGGAACTGGAGGGAACAAGCCATCAGCTTCAGAGTCCCAGCGCTATCGTTGTGCCCGCGATGGCTATTCACGGCTTTCTCTTTTCACCGGATGTGGAAGGACACATTATCACCCTGGCCAAACCGCTGGCCGACCACTTACATGCACTAATGGGTGAAAACAGTACGCTAAAAAAAGCTGACTTCTATCCGCTGCTCCAGCCAAACCAGACCGACAGAATTGCCACGCTGGTGGCTCAGATCGACCAGGAGTACCGCCAGCCCGCCCCTGGGCGCAACAGCCTACTCGAAGCACTTACCCAAGCCTTGGTAGTCGAGCTATCGCGTCTTTGTGCTTATGCAGGCCGCACGGCAAAACGCTATAGCCCCCGCCAAAGCGACAAAGGACGACAGCATTTAGAGCACTATCAAGCGCTGATCGAAGCCCACTATCGCGAGCAGCCAAGTATTGAGCAGTTAGCCGAGCAGATCGGGGTGAGTAGCGCGCACCTGAACCTGCTCTGCCGCCAACTCGCCGGTCGCAGCGCCCTGCAGTTGCTACACGAACGCCTGCTACTGGAAGCCAAGCGTCAGCTCACCTATACCAATATGACCATTGGTCAGGTCTCCGACAGCTTAGGCTTCTCTGAACCGGCCTATTTCACGCGCTTTTTTAAGCGTAATACTACGTTTTCACCGCGGGAGTTTCGGCTGCGTCAATCGCAAGGGCGTTAA
- a CDS encoding TRAP transporter large permease, whose translation MGSEAIGAMGLGLLLVLMILRVPVALTMLIVGVVGFAQVISWDAAVAQLKTVPVEVLSNYSFSAVPMFILMGVLAAHSGMAGKLFDSTRVICGGWKGGLAIAAVGSCGIFSAISGSSLATASTMTRVALPEMERYGYNRGLATGALAAGGTLGIMIPPSIALLIYAILTEQSVGDMFMAGLIPGLLGLVMYSLTITVVMYLRPSLAVAGEPTAWKEKLLSLTGLVPFFGVFLVMILGIYFGAFTPTEGASVGAFATLLYALAKGMRGTQLWHSVQETLALSAVVFFMLVGAETLGYFISVSRISFSITDLLYGMDLTPIVVVLCILALYFVLGMFMDSIAMLVITVPVVYPIIQAMGIDPVWFGILTVLTVELGLMTPPVGMNVFVIKAMAPHVGLGEIFKGVTPFVVSDLLRLALLILFPVLSTFFLL comes from the coding sequence ATGGGGAGTGAAGCGATTGGTGCCATGGGGCTGGGGCTTTTATTGGTGCTGATGATTCTGCGCGTACCGGTTGCCTTGACCATGCTGATTGTCGGGGTGGTGGGGTTCGCCCAGGTCATAAGCTGGGACGCAGCCGTTGCACAGTTAAAAACTGTCCCGGTCGAGGTGCTCTCTAACTACAGCTTCAGCGCCGTGCCTATGTTTATTTTAATGGGCGTACTGGCTGCCCACTCGGGGATGGCCGGTAAGCTGTTTGATTCAACCCGCGTCATTTGCGGAGGCTGGAAGGGCGGCCTGGCGATTGCGGCGGTGGGCTCTTGCGGCATCTTTTCCGCAATTTCCGGTTCATCGCTGGCGACGGCGAGTACCATGACCCGGGTGGCGCTGCCGGAGATGGAGCGCTATGGCTATAACCGTGGCTTAGCCACCGGTGCGCTTGCCGCTGGCGGCACGCTGGGCATTATGATTCCGCCCAGTATCGCGCTGCTGATTTACGCCATCCTTACCGAACAGTCCGTGGGCGATATGTTTATGGCGGGCTTGATCCCTGGCCTGCTGGGGCTGGTGATGTATTCACTGACCATTACGGTAGTCATGTACCTGCGTCCCTCCCTAGCCGTGGCGGGTGAACCCACTGCTTGGAAAGAGAAGCTGCTCTCGCTGACCGGCTTAGTGCCCTTCTTTGGCGTTTTCCTGGTGATGATTTTAGGTATCTATTTTGGTGCCTTTACACCGACGGAAGGGGCCAGTGTCGGTGCGTTCGCCACGCTGCTCTACGCCTTGGCAAAAGGCATGCGCGGTACCCAGCTATGGCACAGCGTACAAGAGACATTGGCGCTCTCCGCGGTGGTGTTCTTTATGCTGGTAGGGGCTGAAACGCTGGGTTACTTCATCTCAGTGTCGCGCATTTCGTTCTCCATCACTGACCTGCTCTACGGCATGGATCTCACGCCCATCGTTGTGGTGCTGTGCATCCTGGCACTCTACTTTGTGCTTGGCATGTTTATGGACTCCATCGCCATGCTGGTGATCACCGTGCCGGTGGTTTACCCGATTATTCAGGCAATGGGCATCGACCCGGTATGGTTCGGTATTTTGACCGTACTGACCGTTGAGTTGGGACTCATGACCCCGCCGGTGGGGATGAATGTGTTCGTGATTAAAGCGATGGCGCCGCATGTCGGGCTAGGGGAGATCTTCAAGGGCGTGACACCCTTTGTAGTGTCTGACTTGCTCCGCTTGGCACTCTTAATCCTCTTTCCGGTGCTCTCGACCTTCTTTTTGCTCTAA
- a CDS encoding TRAP transporter small permease subunit — protein sequence MQSTLYRASHWLALVCRLVAGVALIGLLAVTIADVSTRYLSRLTEGAIALRVSGSVEVVSYLMLFALLAAMAANVEKSQVVVEAFSHRLPQAIKNRVQGVFLLGFMVLGLILFVGLLDSAAAATRHGEITQDLRLPMGPIYQLAAVLSLLLGIRSFIHALLGMIYAAGEEAAHGE from the coding sequence ATGCAGTCTACTCTTTACCGGGCCAGCCATTGGCTGGCCCTTGTTTGTCGCTTGGTGGCTGGGGTCGCTTTGATTGGCCTGCTGGCGGTTACCATTGCTGATGTCAGCACACGCTACCTTTCCCGGTTGACGGAGGGCGCGATTGCGCTGCGCGTATCGGGGAGCGTGGAGGTGGTTAGCTACTTGATGCTGTTCGCGCTATTGGCGGCGATGGCGGCAAATGTCGAAAAAAGCCAAGTGGTGGTGGAAGCGTTCTCACATCGCTTACCACAAGCCATCAAAAATCGCGTGCAAGGCGTCTTTTTGCTCGGTTTTATGGTGCTGGGGCTGATCCTGTTTGTGGGGTTACTGGATTCTGCTGCCGCTGCTACGCGGCACGGGGAAATAACTCAAGACCTGCGACTGCCCATGGGGCCGATTTACCAATTGGCAGCGGTGCTCAGTTTACTATTGGGGATACGCAGCTTTATTCACGCCTTGCTAGGCATGATTTATGCGGCGGGTGAGGAGGCAGCTCATGGGGAGTGA
- a CDS encoding TRAP transporter substrate-binding protein has product MKISLSRCVLAAAIAGLAISSAQAETTLRMAHFWPGPSGVNQDVLQAWADTIAEESNGDLTIQMFPAGTLAKPDSIYEAAANGIADIGATAQGYTAGRFPLSQIVELPGVASTATQGACVLQTLYDDGHLDSEYEDTRPLFMFTTGPGGIHTIDTDVQTPADLQGLRIRRPTAVAGEMLENMGASPVGMPAPDIYTSMQRGVIDGLSFPWEGLKGFRINELVNYHTEVPFYTLIFVATMNQRSYDSLTPEQQAVIDNNSGMKWAENAGAVFDRLDVEGKQEATDAGHTIREIENPLAHPDWQKPLETGIENYLTQLEERGLDQARDVYQAALAASESCSTQ; this is encoded by the coding sequence ATGAAAATTTCCTTATCCCGGTGTGTGTTGGCAGCGGCGATTGCTGGCCTGGCCATTAGCTCTGCCCAGGCAGAGACCACCCTGCGTATGGCTCACTTTTGGCCTGGCCCTTCAGGCGTTAATCAGGATGTTTTGCAGGCATGGGCCGATACCATTGCCGAAGAGTCCAATGGCGATCTAACCATTCAAATGTTTCCCGCAGGTACCTTAGCCAAACCAGACTCCATCTATGAAGCCGCGGCCAATGGTATTGCCGATATTGGTGCCACTGCCCAGGGCTATACGGCTGGCCGTTTCCCGCTGTCGCAAATTGTTGAGCTACCGGGTGTAGCCAGCACCGCGACACAAGGGGCGTGTGTGCTACAGACGCTCTACGACGACGGCCATTTGGATAGCGAATACGAAGATACTCGCCCGCTATTTATGTTTACCACGGGCCCAGGTGGCATCCACACCATCGACACCGACGTACAAACGCCCGCTGATCTCCAAGGGCTGCGCATTCGCCGCCCTACGGCGGTGGCGGGTGAAATGCTGGAAAACATGGGGGCAAGCCCGGTGGGCATGCCTGCGCCTGATATTTATACCTCCATGCAGCGCGGCGTTATTGATGGCCTGAGTTTTCCCTGGGAAGGCTTAAAAGGCTTCCGTATTAACGAACTCGTCAACTACCACACCGAAGTACCGTTCTACACGTTGATCTTTGTGGCCACCATGAATCAGCGCAGCTATGACAGCCTGACCCCAGAGCAGCAGGCGGTAATCGATAATAACTCAGGTATGAAATGGGCTGAAAACGCCGGTGCAGTGTTTGACCGCCTAGATGTAGAAGGTAAACAGGAAGCGACTGATGCTGGCCATACCATTCGCGAAATTGAAAATCCGCTAGCGCATCCGGATTGGCAAAAACCGCTCGAAACCGGTATTGAAAACTACCTAACGCAGTTGGAAGAGCGCGGTTTGGATCAGGCGCGCGACGTCTATCAGGCGGCGTTGGCAGCCAGTGAGTCTTGCAGCACCCAATAG
- a CDS encoding TRAP transporter substrate-binding protein, whose protein sequence is MTIKPTLASLTLLTGMLLSSSGYAQDTVTLRLHHFAAPATPVQTEYLEPWAKRIEEQSEGAIKVEIFPAMQLGGAAPSLYDQAKDGVVDIAWTLLSYTPNRFPESEAFDQPFLPTTGEATSMAAHEFATTHMQDAFEGVYPIAVFAHTPGKIHTRGASIESAEGLRGLAMRAPSKTMNRYLGLLGAQAVGMPMPQIPEAISRGVIDGLTLPFESAAALGVLDIAQNHTFFEGEQGLYTAMMVLGLNQASYDALSPELKQVIDDNAGLQEAQRIGQVMDQAEEKAIEAIEASGEGEMFYIAQDSLAPWQAAAETATAQWIDDMGSRGFDGQLLYDEATRLVEKYTEQTM, encoded by the coding sequence ATGACAATAAAACCCACACTCGCCAGCCTCACGTTGTTAACTGGCATGCTCCTCAGCAGTAGTGGCTACGCCCAGGACACGGTGACCCTGCGTTTGCACCATTTTGCTGCCCCGGCCACGCCCGTGCAGACCGAGTATCTGGAACCCTGGGCCAAGCGGATCGAAGAGCAGTCTGAAGGGGCTATCAAGGTGGAAATCTTCCCAGCCATGCAACTGGGAGGGGCGGCGCCATCGCTCTACGACCAGGCCAAGGACGGGGTAGTCGATATTGCCTGGACGCTACTCAGCTATACGCCGAATCGCTTCCCCGAGTCTGAAGCATTCGATCAACCCTTCCTGCCCACTACGGGCGAAGCCACCAGCATGGCGGCCCATGAGTTTGCAACAACGCATATGCAAGACGCCTTCGAGGGTGTTTACCCCATCGCCGTATTCGCGCACACGCCGGGCAAAATTCATACCAGAGGTGCGTCGATAGAGAGTGCCGAGGGCTTGAGAGGGTTAGCCATGCGCGCGCCCTCAAAGACCATGAATCGCTACCTGGGGCTGCTCGGCGCTCAAGCAGTGGGTATGCCGATGCCACAAATTCCAGAAGCGATTTCCCGTGGGGTGATCGATGGGCTGACGCTGCCCTTCGAAAGTGCGGCGGCATTGGGGGTGCTGGATATCGCCCAAAACCACACCTTTTTCGAGGGTGAGCAGGGATTATACACCGCGATGATGGTGCTGGGCTTAAACCAAGCTAGCTATGATGCACTGTCGCCGGAACTGAAACAGGTGATTGACGATAATGCCGGGCTTCAAGAAGCGCAGCGTATCGGCCAGGTCATGGATCAGGCGGAAGAGAAGGCGATTGAAGCCATTGAAGCGAGTGGTGAAGGTGAAATGTTCTACATCGCTCAAGACTCACTGGCGCCCTGGCAGGCAGCGGCTGAGACGGCCACGGCCCAGTGGATTGACGACATGGGGAGCCGAGGCTTTGATGGTCAACTGCTCTATGATGAGGCGACCCGATTGGTAGAGAAGTATACCGAGCAGACAATGTAG